One Leptolyngbya sp. CCY15150 DNA window includes the following coding sequences:
- a CDS encoding type ISP restriction/modification enzyme: MSRLLVTQYQAEVEKIIRYGGSKKETSIRNAFERLLNDYCKPHNYLLIPELDFKTKFNTTVFPDGTVKDAIRLEHGWWESKDQYDKLDEEIEKKFAKGYPDENILFEDSQTAVLIQHSQEVARVSMKDAEALDRLLQTFVEYERAEVRDFRAAIAKFKEDIPHILPVLRDIITQQEESNTQFRDRRNTFLEVCRQSINPEIEIFDIHEMLIQHILTEDIFTNIFHESQFHRENNIARELSEIINTFFTGATRKNTLKSIEHYYAVIRRKSENIVNHHEKQKFLKAIYENFYKAYNPKAADRLGIVYTPNEIVRFMIESTDYLVHKHFGKLLSDPGVEILDPCTGTGTYVTELIEYLPADKLEHKYKHEIHCNEVAILPYYIANLNIEFTYQQKMGEYEEFKNICLVDTLDHCGFEGKQFDLFAMSVQNTTRIQNQNDRTISVIIGNPPYNANQENENDNNKNRKYPEVDKNIKATYISQGTAQKVRYYDPYFRFFRWATDRLSQDGIVAFITNSSFIHRGVYDGFRRAISGEFSNIYIIDLGGNIHENPKLSGTTHNVFNIQIGVTIIFLVKDKSKSQDNCKISFCERPEFELAEDKLSFLAGKTVQEIPFQNVVPDKKGNWTRLTNNNFDDLISIASKETKNTLKESQERDVFKSFSNGISTGRDEWVYDYSSSSLAKKIQYFLESYQSVVKIYEDRLHENGFDLEKLCEGFDLKWSRNIKSKVKRKELEFFAYEKIKQVFYRPYIKKNLYTSDILVDEFGLVRQYFSCIEQESENNKNFAIWLKSGVELPVYALAIDAIPDYQTQGGSQCLPLYRYDKDGNRIDNITDWGLTQFHTHYNDPTITKLDIFHYTYAVLHHPAYRTKYELNLKREFPRLPFYADFHQWAAWGKALMELHLNYETIKPYGLRRVDVGRKKSASDAPLQTTLIPTDTPDPAKPTKRTTPKAKLKADKTEGKIILDTETTLEGVPAVAWDYKLGNRSALEWILDQHKEKKPKDPTIAKLFNTYKFADYKEHVIDLLDRVCTVSVKTMEIIQQMPDTVEHQKS; this comes from the coding sequence CAACTATCTGCTCATCCCAGAACTCGACTTTAAGACCAAGTTCAATACAACAGTTTTTCCTGATGGCACGGTGAAGGATGCCATTCGGTTGGAGCATGGCTGGTGGGAGAGCAAAGACCAGTACGACAAGCTCGACGAAGAGATTGAGAAAAAATTTGCTAAGGGCTATCCTGACGAAAATATTCTGTTTGAAGACTCCCAGACCGCCGTGCTAATTCAGCACAGTCAGGAAGTGGCTCGCGTTTCGATGAAAGATGCCGAAGCACTCGATCGGTTGCTCCAGACGTTTGTTGAATATGAACGCGCCGAAGTCCGCGACTTTCGGGCAGCGATCGCCAAATTTAAAGAAGACATTCCCCATATCTTGCCGGTGCTGCGCGACATTATTACCCAGCAAGAGGAGAGCAACACCCAATTTAGGGATCGCCGCAACACATTTCTAGAAGTGTGTCGCCAGTCGATCAACCCCGAAATCGAGATCTTCGATATCCATGAGATGTTGATTCAGCACATTCTCACCGAGGATATTTTTACCAACATTTTCCATGAGTCACAGTTTCACCGCGAAAACAACATTGCGCGCGAACTGTCAGAAATCATCAACACCTTTTTTACCGGAGCCACCCGCAAAAATACACTCAAAAGCATCGAACACTACTATGCAGTAATTCGCCGCAAGTCTGAAAATATCGTTAACCATCACGAAAAGCAAAAATTTCTTAAGGCAATCTACGAGAATTTCTACAAAGCCTATAATCCCAAGGCGGCGGATCGCTTGGGCATTGTTTACACACCCAACGAAATCGTGCGCTTCATGATTGAGAGCACTGACTATCTAGTACACAAACACTTTGGCAAACTGTTGAGCGATCCGGGCGTGGAGATTCTAGACCCCTGCACCGGGACAGGAACCTATGTAACGGAACTTATTGAATACTTGCCTGCAGATAAGCTAGAGCATAAATATAAACATGAGATTCACTGCAATGAAGTGGCGATCTTGCCCTATTACATTGCCAACTTAAATATTGAGTTTACCTATCAGCAAAAAATGGGTGAATATGAAGAATTCAAAAATATTTGCTTAGTAGACACACTTGATCACTGCGGATTTGAAGGAAAACAGTTTGATCTGTTTGCCATGAGTGTGCAAAATACGACACGAATTCAGAATCAAAACGATCGCACGATTTCTGTGATTATCGGCAATCCGCCCTACAACGCCAATCAAGAAAACGAAAACGATAATAATAAAAATCGGAAGTATCCGGAAGTGGATAAAAATATTAAGGCAACTTATATTAGTCAAGGTACTGCACAAAAAGTTAGATACTACGATCCTTACTTTAGGTTTTTCAGATGGGCAACTGATAGATTGAGCCAGGATGGAATTGTTGCTTTCATCACGAACTCATCATTCATCCATAGAGGAGTCTATGATGGTTTTCGGAGAGCAATTTCTGGTGAGTTTAGTAACATCTACATTATTGATCTCGGCGGAAACATCCACGAAAACCCTAAACTGTCCGGTACAACTCACAACGTCTTCAATATTCAAATAGGTGTCACAATTATTTTTTTAGTGAAAGACAAGTCGAAATCACAAGACAATTGTAAAATTTCCTTTTGTGAAAGACCCGAATTTGAGCTGGCAGAAGATAAGCTAAGTTTTCTGGCTGGAAAAACTGTCCAAGAAATACCCTTTCAGAATGTTGTTCCAGACAAAAAGGGTAATTGGACGAGATTAACCAATAACAACTTCGATGATTTAATATCAATTGCTAGTAAGGAAACTAAGAATACATTGAAAGAATCTCAAGAGAGAGATGTATTTAAGTCCTTCTCCAATGGAATATCCACTGGACGCGATGAATGGGTGTATGATTACTCCTCTAGTTCTCTAGCAAAGAAGATTCAATATTTTCTTGAATCTTATCAATCAGTAGTTAAAATTTACGAAGATAGGCTTCATGAAAATGGATTTGACCTTGAAAAATTGTGTGAAGGCTTTGATTTAAAGTGGAGTCGAAATATTAAGTCAAAGGTTAAAAGGAAGGAGTTAGAATTTTTTGCCTATGAGAAAATTAAGCAAGTTTTCTACAGACCGTATATCAAAAAAAATCTTTATACTTCGGACATTCTGGTTGATGAGTTTGGGCTTGTTAGGCAGTACTTCTCATGCATAGAGCAAGAATCCGAAAACAATAAAAATTTTGCTATCTGGTTGAAGTCCGGAGTTGAATTGCCTGTTTACGCTTTGGCGATTGACGCAATACCGGATTACCAAACTCAAGGTGGTTCTCAGTGCCTTCCCCTCTACCGCTACGACAAAGATGGAAACCGCATCGACAACATCACCGACTGGGGCTTAACCCAATTCCACACCCACTACAACGACCCCACCATCACCAAACTCGATATCTTCCACTACACCTACGCCGTTCTGCACCATCCCGCCTACCGTACCAAATACGAACTCAACCTCAAACGCGAATTTCCCCGCCTGCCCTTCTATGCCGACTTCCACCAATGGGCAGCTTGGGGCAAAGCCCTCATGGAACTGCACCTGAACTATGAAACCATTAAACCCTATGGCTTGCGACGGGTCGATGTAGGGCGCAAAAAGTCAGCCAGTGATGCACCCTTACAGACAACCTTAATCCCCACCGACACACCCGACCCAGCCAAACCCACTAAACGCACCACACCCAAAGCCAAACTCAAAGCCGACAAAACCGAAGGCAAAATCATCCTCGATACCGAAACCACCCTAGAAGGAGTGCCCGCCGTTGCCTGGGACTACAAACTCGGCAACCGCTCCGCCCTAGAATGGATTCTCGACCAACACAAAGAAAAGAAACCCAAAGACCCGACGATCGCCAAACTCTTCAACACCTACAAATTTGCCGACTACAAAGAACACGTCATCGACCTACTCGATCGGGTCTGCACCGTCAGCGTCAAGACCATGGAGATCATTCAACAAATGCCCGATACCGTTGAGCATCAAAAGAGTTGA
- a CDS encoding DUF2281 domain-containing protein produces MIQPTILEKLEKLPESLQTEVLHYIEFLLEKHTTRPVQEETPKKRRLPGSMKGTFVLPLPDNFDEPLDLTNATARTEYEKKYGYGSLAGKIVISDDFDEPLEDLKDYM; encoded by the coding sequence ATGATACAACCAACCATTCTAGAAAAGCTAGAAAAGCTGCCTGAGTCACTTCAAACAGAAGTACTCCATTACATTGAATTTCTGTTGGAGAAACATACAACACGACCCGTCCAAGAAGAAACACCAAAGAAACGTCGTTTGCCTGGTTCTATGAAAGGCACATTTGTGTTGCCGCTGCCAGATAACTTTGATGAACCTCTAGACCTGACTAATGCTACTGCTCGTACTGAGTATGAAAAAAAGTATGGCTATGGGAGTTTAGCTGGGAAAATAGTGATATCTGATGACTTTGATGAGCCTCTAGAAGATCTAAAGGACTATATGTAG
- a CDS encoding type II toxin-antitoxin system VapC family toxin, with protein sequence MAVLLDTHVVLWYVTQNSSLSLKAREIVEAKSDLFFSMASVWEIAIKLNIGKLQIYCSFDDLLARIAVTRSEILPINIEDTQTYINLPLMPDHRDPFDRILVAQAMNYGLDIVSGDEKFDAYPIQRVWA encoded by the coding sequence ATGGCAGTGCTTTTAGATACGCATGTAGTGCTTTGGTATGTAACGCAGAATTCTAGCTTGAGCTTAAAAGCTAGAGAGATCGTTGAAGCAAAGTCAGATTTGTTCTTTAGTATGGCGAGTGTGTGGGAAATTGCAATCAAACTGAATATCGGCAAGCTGCAAATCTATTGCTCATTTGACGATTTACTAGCGCGAATAGCGGTTACGAGATCTGAGATTTTACCGATTAACATCGAAGATACGCAAACTTACATAAATTTGCCATTGATGCCAGACCATCGTGATCCGTTCGATCGCATTTTGGTCGCCCAGGCGATGAATTACGGGTTGGATATTGTCAGCGGAGATGAAAAGTTTGATGCGTATCCCATTCAGCGGGTGTGGGCATGA